The following coding sequences are from one Aggregicoccus sp. 17bor-14 window:
- the gatB gene encoding Asp-tRNA(Asn)/Glu-tRNA(Gln) amidotransferase subunit GatB gives MPVTDFQPVIGLEVHAQLLTQTKIFCGCSTAFGAPPNHHTCPVCLGMPGALPVLNRRAVELGLRAALALGCRVNRTSTWSRKNYFYPDLPKGYQITQYDRPLCEWGQLAFDTPAGEHTVRIRRIHLEEDAGKSVHEAGESLVDLNRAGIPLIEIVSEPDLRDADEAVEYLKGLRDVLVYLGVNDGNLEEGSFRCDANVSVRRRGASAYGTRAELKNINSFRFVKQALEYEVARQVALLEGGGQVVQETRLWDAQRGETRAMRSKEEAHDYRYFPEPDLPPLQVTDAQLAEARAALLELPRPRLQRFVRQYALSPKDARALTAERAFADLYEACVAAHPDPRRVANWFLGELSRLLNEGGGGLAQLRFTPAQLGALLDLVAAGTLSGSAAKDVLAEMFRMGRAPEAIVQERGLAQVSDAGEVERVVEAVLAQSEGEVERYRAGQKQVYGFLVGQVMKAMRGKGNPAVVHALLRQRLGE, from the coding sequence ATGCCCGTCACGGACTTCCAGCCGGTCATCGGACTCGAGGTACACGCGCAGCTGCTCACGCAGACGAAGATCTTCTGCGGCTGCTCCACCGCGTTCGGCGCGCCGCCCAACCACCACACCTGCCCGGTGTGCCTGGGGATGCCCGGCGCGCTGCCGGTGCTCAACCGGCGCGCGGTGGAGCTGGGCCTGCGCGCCGCGCTCGCGCTGGGCTGCCGGGTGAACCGCACCAGCACGTGGAGCCGCAAGAACTACTTCTATCCGGACCTGCCCAAGGGCTACCAGATCACCCAGTACGACCGGCCCCTGTGCGAGTGGGGGCAGCTCGCCTTCGACACGCCCGCGGGCGAGCACACGGTGCGCATCCGCCGCATCCACCTGGAGGAGGACGCGGGCAAGAGCGTGCACGAGGCGGGAGAGAGCCTCGTGGACCTCAACCGCGCCGGCATCCCGCTCATCGAGATCGTGAGCGAGCCGGACCTGCGCGACGCGGACGAGGCGGTGGAGTACCTCAAGGGCCTGCGCGACGTGCTCGTGTACCTGGGCGTCAACGACGGCAACCTCGAGGAGGGGAGCTTCCGCTGCGACGCCAACGTGAGCGTGAGGCGCCGGGGCGCGAGCGCGTACGGCACGCGCGCGGAGCTCAAGAACATCAACTCCTTCCGCTTCGTGAAGCAGGCCCTCGAGTACGAGGTGGCGCGGCAGGTGGCGCTGCTCGAGGGCGGCGGGCAGGTGGTGCAGGAGACCCGGCTGTGGGACGCGCAGCGGGGCGAGACCCGCGCGATGCGCAGCAAGGAGGAGGCGCACGACTACCGCTACTTCCCCGAGCCGGACCTGCCGCCCCTGCAGGTGACGGACGCCCAGCTCGCGGAGGCCCGCGCGGCGCTGCTGGAATTGCCGCGCCCGCGCCTGCAGCGCTTCGTGCGCCAGTACGCGCTCTCGCCGAAGGACGCGCGCGCCCTCACCGCCGAGCGCGCCTTCGCGGACCTGTACGAGGCCTGCGTCGCCGCGCACCCGGACCCGCGGCGCGTGGCCAACTGGTTCCTCGGAGAGCTCTCGCGCCTGCTCAATGAAGGGGGAGGCGGCCTCGCGCAGCTGCGCTTCACGCCGGCGCAGCTGGGCGCGCTGCTGGACCTCGTCGCCGCGGGCACGCTCTCCGGCAGCGCGGCGAAGGACGTGCTCGCCGAGATGTTCCGCATGGGCCGGGCCCCCGAGGCCATCGTGCAGGAGCGCGGGCTCGCCCAGGTGAGCGACGCGGGCGAGGTGGAGCGGGTGGTGGAGGCGGTGCTCGCGCAGAGCGAGGGCGAGGTGGAGCGCTACCGCGCGGGCCAGAAGCAGGTGTACGGCTTCCTCGTGGGCCAGGTGATGAAGGCGATGAGGGGCAAGGGAAACCCCGCAGTGGTCCACGCGCTGCTGCGCCAGCGGCTCGGCGAGTAG